The Alysiella filiformis sequence TGACACGGTTTTTTTGTTTTCAGGCTGCCTGAAAATCACAATCTGCCGCCACCCACGCCATTGGCAATGTCGCGCACGGCTGTTACATACATGCGGCTGTTGTTGTATTTCCAAATGGCGTAGAAATTGGTTAAGCCGATGAAGTAGCTGTATTGATTGGGTGCGGTTTCCAAGCGATACAGTATGGCTTTTTCGTGGTCGGCTACGCTTTCCAATGGGGTTACGCCCATTTGGCGCAGTTGCCCTACGGTGTAGTTGAGCGCGGTTTTTTCGTCCATAATGGCTTGTAATTGCGGTGTGATTTGCAAGGATACGGGCACGACCACTTTGCCGCCTGTTTGCCAACCGTGCACTTTCATGTAGTTGGCAACCGATGCGGCAACATCGGGGGTGCTGCTCCAAATGTTGCGGCTGCCGTTGCGGTCATAATCCACCGCCCATTTGCGAAAGCTGGACGGCATGAATTGGGGCATACCCATTGCGCCTGCAAAGCTGCCTGTAAAACTGAATGGGTCGCGGCGTTCTTCTTGTGCCAATTTCAGAAATTCGCCCAATTCTTGTTGGAAATAGGCACCACGTCTGGGGTATTCAAATGCTAAGGTTGCCAATGAGTCTGCCACGCGAATGTTGCCCATGTTGGCACCGTAGTTGGTTTCTATGCCAATAATCGCCACGATGATTTCGGCTGGTACGCCATATTCGCGTGCCACTTGGTCGATGATGTGGCGGTTGGCAGCATAAAAGCGTTTGCCACCGTTGATTTTGGCTGCGCCTGTGTTGCCTTTGGCAAATTCATACCATGGGCGTGAGGTGGACGGTCTGTCCATGATGCCGATGATGTTGGATTTGAATTGGGCGCGATTGAAAAAATCGTTTAACACGGCTGGGTTGATGCCTTTGTGCTGTTGCTGGTAGGCGACAAATTGTTGCACATTGGGATTGGCTAAATAGCCTGTGGTTGCCAAGCTGTTGGCTGGCTGGTTGAAAAAGGGTTGTTCGTTGCTTGGGGGGATTTGTGGCGCGTTGGTTTGGGGTTTGACCAAATCCATGAGTGGGTCTTGTTTTTGCACGGTGGGGGCGTTGGTGGATTTGGGGCTGATGCCACAGGCAGCCAGCAGGGCGGTTGCCAAATACAGGGCGAGTTTGTTCATGGTGTTTTTTCCTTATTTTGAAAATGGGTTGGGCGGCTGAATTTTGTTTTCAGGCTGCCTGAAAATGGTGCGAAACGGCATTCGTAGGGGCGAATTTCATATTCGCCCCATTTTGACGTGCCAATGTTTTCAATTCTATCAAATATTTGTGAAAGGGCGGATATGAAATCCGCCCCTACGTCAGTTTCAAGTTTCAGGCTGCCTTTCATTACCCTACAATTTTTTGTTTGCCACTCACCTGTTCCCTCTCC is a genomic window containing:
- the mltB gene encoding lytic murein transglycosylase B; the encoded protein is MNKLALYLATALLAACGISPKSTNAPTVQKQDPLMDLVKPQTNAPQIPPSNEQPFFNQPANSLATTGYLANPNVQQFVAYQQQHKGINPAVLNDFFNRAQFKSNIIGIMDRPSTSRPWYEFAKGNTGAAKINGGKRFYAANRHIIDQVAREYGVPAEIIVAIIGIETNYGANMGNIRVADSLATLAFEYPRRGAYFQQELGEFLKLAQEERRDPFSFTGSFAGAMGMPQFMPSSFRKWAVDYDRNGSRNIWSSTPDVAASVANYMKVHGWQTGGKVVVPVSLQITPQLQAIMDEKTALNYTVGQLRQMGVTPLESVADHEKAILYRLETAPNQYSYFIGLTNFYAIWKYNNSRMYVTAVRDIANGVGGGRL